From the Telopea speciosissima isolate NSW1024214 ecotype Mountain lineage chromosome 9, Tspe_v1, whole genome shotgun sequence genome, the window GAAGAGGCTTTGCCCACCTACATGTCCCTTCTCAACCGAATGGAAGGGGTTAAAGATGAAACCGGAATCAGCCCGGACGCTTGGTCTGTTTGGATCCGATCTTGGACCGCCGAAGAGAACCGGCACGGAGATCTGCTCAACAAGTACTTATACTTGTCTGGACGTGTCAATATGCGTACGATCGAGCGTACTATACAGAACCTTATCGGCTCTGGCATGGTGAGTTACTTTGTACTTTTGTAGTGTACTAAGTTAACCAATTGAGCCCACTACCAAGCAGGCCGGCCGGCCGGTTCAGGCCTGCTTTGGGGAATTAAAATTATGAACCATGTTGAGCTTGAGCCCGTGCCGGATCAGCTTATTTTAGTTCAAAGTTGAACCTGACTCTCGAACTACTTACACCCAAGAAATAAaaccatacatatatatataggcattGCAGGTGGTAATCAAGGGATGCTAATTATCTCCAACAAatatttgggtttaaaccaaCTTTGTTTACAATAGGGAAACAGATTTGAGATTGGCCTTTATCCATTCCAATCAGATTAGAATTGACCATAACCGATCTGAAATGGACCAAAATACTATGGAATCTTAGATGtgcaaaatattttttaaatgggGGAAAAGAACGCTATCCGATCACGTGTGGTGCATGGTTCCAAACGCTTAGACACAGAGTCGTGCGAAATAACAATCCCATATCTATGGAAATGAAGAAATCACTGAGGGTGTGACGGTCAATTTGTATGACCCTATAAGCCAGTTTGCATTCTCTTACCCTTTCAAAATGCTatgaaatatttaaaaaaaaaaaaaattttaaataaactTAGAGATCTTTCAATGAGGGTCCATGGGTAAGTTACATTGAATTTTTGTTATTtcaatatctaaaaaaaatgaccaaaattgaGAATCAAACATGAAACCATGGGGATTCTAATGATGAGACAATACTATGACATAGGatcattgatccatgcatcATGTTGTCCTTAATTGTCATAATAGTcttaggtatcggtatcaataTTAGTAGCATTCTCAGCCGATATTGATATCGGTTCTAATATGGAGTGGTCATATTAGATTGCATCAAATGGTTATGCCCCTCAAAATACTGATACCTTGGTTTTTTTAGTCCATTTTATCTTTCATTGTATCTTTACCATTGCCACGGTATTGGTATTAGCTAGGTATCGTGATACTTATATTCGATACCCATACCTTGAAATGTGGTCATGGTTTAAGTTCCTAATATCGAGCATGGTAATGGTAGTGTCGATCCCAAATCGGCACATATCGGTGGGATCAAACTAATTTTACACCATTTTTTTCCTTGAAatcgatttttattttaatccttTTACACTTGGTTTTTACCAATACCCGATACAAGAACAAGATTGATGGAGCCCGACACCGATCCagattgaatcgataccaattcctcaaaccatgactATGGTTCCCACAACCCAGCACATATGATAAGATTTTGTTATTCATATATGTCTACTTTGTCTAATGACACACAGTCTAGCAACAGAAATCACTCCATACACAGGAATCGTGTACACATCATTCCAAGAACGAGCAACTTTCATAACACATGGAAAAACAGCTCAGTTGGCGAAGCAAAATGGGGATCCAGTGCTAGCACGTATATGTGGCACAATCGCAGCGGATGAGAAGCGACATGAAAATGCCTATCAGAAGATGATGGAGAAACTATTAGAGGTGGACCCCACAGATGCCATGCTAGGGATTGGTGACATGCTGGGTCAGAACATCAGGATGCCCGCCCAACTAATGTACGATGGCGAGAATCCGAATCTCTTCAACCATTTCTCCATTGTCACACAGAAACTCGGTGTCTACACCATCGCAGACTATGCGGATATATTGGAGTTCCTAATTGAGCGATGGAAGT encodes:
- the LOC122639280 gene encoding stearoyl-[acyl-carrier-protein] 9-desaturase 6, chloroplastic-like is translated as MTHSLATEITPYTGIVYTSFQERATFITHGKTAQLAKQNGDPVLARICGTIAADEKRHENAYQKMMEKLLEVDPTDAMLGIGDMLGQNIRMPAQLMYDGENPNLFNHFSIVTQKLGVYTIADYADILEFLIERWKLEKLVGLIGKAHEAQDFVCRLPRKIRKLQERVEERAHKMKPQTMHFSWTFNKEVTL